From the Streptococcus sp. 29887 genome, one window contains:
- the dnaN gene encoding DNA polymerase III subunit beta: MIQFSINKNVFLQALNTTKRAISTKNAIPILSTVKITVTSDGITLTGSNGQISIEHFISIQDENAGLLISSPGAILLEAGFFINIVSSLPDVVVDFNEIEQKQVVLTSGKSEITLKGKDAEQYPRLQEVPTSKPLVLETKVLKQTINETAFAASLQESRPILTGVHFVLTDNKNLKTVATDSHRMSQRKLVLEKAGDDFNVVIPSRSLREFTVVFTDDIETVEVFFSNNQILFRSEHISFYTRLLEGTYPDTDRLIPTEFKTVAVFDTANLRHSMERARLLSNATQNGTVKLEIANNIVTAHVNSPEVGRVNEELDTLEVTGEDLVISFNPTYLIEALKATNSEQVKISFISSVRPFTVVPNSEGDDLIQLVTPVRTN, translated from the coding sequence ATGATTCAATTTTCAATTAACAAAAATGTATTTCTCCAAGCACTAAATACAACCAAACGAGCAATCAGCACAAAAAATGCTATTCCCATTCTTTCAACTGTTAAAATCACGGTTACTAGTGATGGAATTACTTTAACAGGTTCTAATGGACAGATTTCTATCGAACATTTTATTTCTATCCAGGATGAAAATGCAGGTCTGTTGATAAGCTCACCTGGCGCTATTCTTTTAGAAGCAGGCTTCTTTATCAATATTGTATCTAGCCTACCTGATGTCGTAGTTGATTTTAATGAAATCGAGCAAAAGCAAGTTGTACTAACAAGTGGTAAATCTGAAATTACTTTGAAAGGTAAAGATGCGGAACAGTATCCTCGTCTGCAAGAAGTGCCAACTTCAAAACCTCTGGTCCTAGAAACAAAAGTACTCAAACAAACAATCAACGAAACAGCTTTTGCAGCTTCCTTGCAAGAAAGTCGCCCAATCCTAACAGGTGTTCACTTTGTCTTGACAGATAATAAAAATCTAAAAACAGTTGCGACAGACTCACACCGTATGAGCCAACGTAAATTGGTTCTTGAAAAAGCAGGTGATGATTTTAACGTGGTAATTCCAAGCCGTTCTCTTCGCGAATTTACAGTTGTTTTCACAGATGATATTGAAACTGTGGAAGTATTCTTCTCAAACAATCAAATTCTTTTCAGAAGCGAGCATATTAGCTTCTATACACGTTTGCTTGAAGGAACCTATCCAGATACAGACCGCCTGATTCCAACAGAATTCAAAACAGTTGCTGTCTTTGACACAGCTAATCTTCGTCATTCAATGGAACGTGCCCGTCTGCTTTCAAATGCAACTCAGAATGGTACAGTAAAACTTGAGATTGCTAACAATATTGTCACAGCTCATGTAAACTCACCAGAAGTTGGACGTGTAAACGAAGAATTGGATACCTTAGAAGTGACTGGTGAAGACTTGGTAATTAGTTTTAACCCTACTTACTTGATTGAAGCCTTGAAGGCTACCAATAGTGAGCAGGTCAAAATTAGCTTTATTTCCTCTGTTCGTCCATTTACAGTGGTACCAAATAGCGAAGGGGATGACCTCATTCAATTGGTGACACCAGTTCGAACCAACTAA
- a CDS encoding DUF951 domain-containing protein: MYQLGTFVEMKKPHACVIKSTGKKANKWEVIRLGADIKIRCSNCDHVVMMSRHDFERKMKQVLPSEA; this comes from the coding sequence ATGTACCAATTAGGAACCTTTGTCGAAATGAAAAAGCCCCATGCCTGTGTCATCAAATCGACCGGCAAGAAGGCCAATAAGTGGGAGGTTATCCGACTAGGAGCGGATATTAAAATCCGCTGCAGTAATTGTGACCATGTTGTTATGATGAGCCGGCATGATTTTGAACGAAAAATGAAACAAGTTCTGCCGAGTGAAGCTTAG
- the ychF gene encoding redox-regulated ATPase YchF produces the protein MALTAGIVGLPNVGKSTLFNAITKAGAEAANYPFATIDPNVGMVEVPDERLQKLTELITPKKTVPTTFEFTDIAGIVKGASKGEGLGNKFLANIREVDAIVHVVRAFDDENVMREQGREDAFVDPIADIDTINLELILADLESINKRYARVEKMARTQKDKDSVAEFAVLEKIKPVLEDGKSARTVDFTDEEQKIVKQLFLLTTKPVLYVANVDEDKVADPESISYVQQIRDFAATENAEVVVISARAEEEISELDDEDKGEFLEALGLTESGVDKLTRAAYHLLGLGTYFTAGEKEVRAWTFKRGMKAPQCAGIIHSDFEKGFIRAVTMSYDDLMTYGSEKAVKEAGRLREEGKEYVVQDGDIMEFRFNV, from the coding sequence ATGGCTTTAACAGCAGGAATCGTCGGTTTACCAAACGTTGGTAAATCAACCCTATTTAACGCAATTACCAAGGCAGGAGCAGAGGCTGCAAACTATCCTTTCGCGACTATTGATCCAAACGTCGGCATGGTAGAAGTGCCCGATGAGCGTTTGCAGAAGTTGACAGAACTCATCACCCCTAAAAAGACAGTTCCAACGACTTTTGAATTTACCGATATTGCCGGTATCGTAAAAGGTGCCTCTAAAGGTGAGGGACTTGGAAACAAATTCTTGGCCAATATTCGTGAGGTTGATGCCATTGTCCACGTGGTGCGTGCCTTTGATGATGAAAATGTCATGCGTGAACAAGGTCGTGAAGACGCCTTTGTGGACCCAATCGCAGATATTGATACCATTAACCTGGAATTGATTTTGGCGGACCTAGAGAGCATCAACAAGCGTTATGCGCGTGTAGAAAAAATGGCACGTACGCAAAAAGACAAGGATTCTGTCGCAGAATTTGCAGTTCTTGAAAAAATCAAGCCTGTCTTGGAAGATGGAAAATCTGCCCGTACAGTTGACTTCACAGATGAAGAACAAAAAATCGTTAAGCAACTCTTCCTCTTGACGACCAAGCCAGTCCTCTATGTTGCCAATGTCGATGAAGACAAGGTAGCAGATCCTGAGTCTATCAGCTATGTTCAGCAAATCCGTGACTTTGCGGCAACAGAAAATGCAGAAGTTGTGGTCATTTCTGCGCGTGCAGAAGAGGAAATTTCAGAACTAGACGATGAAGACAAGGGTGAGTTTTTAGAAGCCCTTGGTCTGACAGAATCTGGCGTGGATAAATTGACCCGTGCAGCCTACCACTTGCTTGGACTTGGAACTTACTTTACCGCAGGGGAAAAAGAAGTGCGTGCTTGGACCTTCAAGCGTGGCATGAAAGCTCCTCAGTGTGCTGGTATTATCCACTCAGACTTCGAAAAAGGCTTTATTCGTGCGGTGACCATGTCTTATGATGATTTGATGACCTACGGCTCTGAGAAGGCTGTTAAG